The following proteins come from a genomic window of Campylobacter coli 76339:
- a CDS encoding HIT-family protein yields MKEKTVFELIVEGKIPCNKVLENNDFLAFHDIAPKAPIHILIIPKKHFKDFQEFDPKLMEKMTSFIQELAVLLGVDKSGYRLVTNCGKNSGQEVFHLHFHMLGGFKLPKEKDENENPQALF; encoded by the coding sequence ATGAAAGAAAAAACTGTTTTTGAACTCATTGTTGAAGGAAAAATTCCTTGCAATAAAGTACTTGAAAATAATGATTTTTTAGCTTTTCATGATATAGCTCCTAAGGCACCGATTCATATACTTATTATCCCGAAAAAACATTTTAAAGACTTTCAAGAATTTGATCCTAAACTCATGGAAAAAATGACAAGTTTTATACAAGAATTAGCTGTACTTTTAGGAGTGGATAAAAGTGGATATCGCTTGGTAACAAATTGTGGTAAAAATAGTGGTCAAGAAGTCTTTCATCTACATTTTCATATGCTAGGCGGCTTTAAACTTCCTAAAGAAAAGGATGAAAACGAAAATCCTCAAGCTTTATTTTAA
- a CDS encoding Phenylalanyl-tRNA synthetase alpha chain has translation MQNFIEQIQQCENLNDLEALRVAVLGKKGVLTESFAKLKDLAGEEKKEFAAKLNSQKDAFNEAYSLKFKVLENLALEEKMKQDALDFNYFDESPTNGALHPVMSTMDRIIEYFVSLNFSIEKGPLIEDDFHNFEALNLPKSHPARDMQDTFYFDDKRLLRTQTSPVQIRTMLAQKPPIRMIAPGAVFRRDFDITHTPMFHQVEGLVVEEGQRVSFANLKNILEDFLRYMFGDVKVRFRPSFFPFTEPSAEVDISCVFCKGCGCRVCKQTGWLEVLGCGVVDPNVFNFVGYKDVSGYAFGLGVERFAMLLHQIPDLRSLFEGDLRLLEQFR, from the coding sequence TTGCAAAATTTTATCGAACAAATTCAACAATGCGAAAATTTAAACGATTTAGAGGCTCTTAGAGTTGCTGTCCTTGGAAAAAAGGGTGTCTTAACAGAGAGTTTTGCAAAACTAAAAGATTTAGCTGGCGAGGAGAAAAAAGAATTTGCAGCTAAATTAAATTCTCAAAAGGATGCTTTTAATGAGGCATATTCATTGAAATTTAAAGTTTTGGAAAATTTAGCTTTGGAAGAAAAAATGAAGCAAGATGCTCTTGATTTTAATTATTTTGATGAAAGCCCTACAAATGGTGCTTTACATCCTGTTATGAGTACTATGGATAGAATTATAGAATATTTTGTAAGCTTGAATTTTAGTATAGAAAAAGGCCCTTTAATAGAAGATGATTTTCATAATTTTGAAGCTTTAAATTTGCCAAAATCTCATCCAGCAAGAGATATGCAAGATACTTTTTATTTTGATGATAAAAGACTTTTAAGAACTCAAACCTCTCCTGTGCAAATCAGAACCATGCTTGCACAAAAACCTCCTATTAGAATGATAGCTCCAGGTGCGGTTTTTAGAAGAGATTTTGATATCACTCACACTCCTATGTTTCATCAAGTAGAAGGGCTTGTGGTAGAAGAGGGGCAAAGAGTAAGTTTTGCAAATTTAAAAAATATTTTAGAAGACTTTTTGCGTTATATGTTTGGAGATGTAAAAGTGCGTTTTCGCCCTAGCTTCTTCCCATTTACTGAGCCGTCAGCAGAGGTTGATATTTCATGTGTATTTTGCAAGGGTTGCGGATGTAGAGTTTGCAAGCAAACAGGTTGGCTTGAGGTTTTAGGATGTGGGGTTGTAGATCCTAATGTGTTTAATTTTGTGGGTTATAAAGATGTAAGTGGCTATGCGTTTGGTCTTGGTGTAGAACGCTTTGCAATGCTTTTGCATCAAATTCCTGATCTAAGATCTTTATTTGAAGGCGATTTAAGACTATTGGAGCAATTTAGATGA
- a CDS encoding Phenylalanyl-tRNA synthetase beta chain has product MIITKSWLSDWLDFEDKSLDDIAHTLNSIGIEVDRICTLKVPDKIVVGFVKEKVKHENSDKLSICQVDVGNEILQIVCGAQNVAQGQFVAVALKGALMPNGMEIKEAKLRGVDSCGMLCSSTELGFEKINDGIMLLDDSIGELELGKALNSYEIFNDGLIEVELTPNRGDCLSIYGIARDLAAALNLNLKEKLPFKEGENVLGIGRILRLSAEKELNSLYNYRAIELKEKIQTNLLIGLRLAQVENLGKNPIENLLNYATHSTGVLFNAYDLDSFYKENEEFTLNLVKEAQGETKVSCQDELLSVSGIYQEEKFKSKEDSKIIIIEANYTDPMIIADAKISYKKQDDQTIYRSFRGSEPKLNLGMDFLLSVLEKNPNLIIYSSSQQIITNKELPNIAISIESISKTIGQEVDKDEVLKILKKLGFELILSADGLVNVKAPMHRPDIKNLADICEEVVRIIGIDNIASKGLEFVEKNRLNSTYKNYKELVELRKKAVANGYFESLHYVLDNEEELKSLGFNPIKLKLINPITAELNTLRTTLLNHLLNAASLNAKNSKKIIKLFELGVVFGSNNEELNHIAFVHSGYKEEPKISNKAKPELANFYDFLLDLKNIIGDFKLKASKYDILSPYEQADIYLKDLKIGFAGRLHLKIENERDLLKTYVCELDLNLIKQHFKLAKPYSKFPSISRDLSILIPKGFEYEKIKNCIEELDLENLENFRLVDLYSDASLENSYSLTLKFVFRDMNKTLEEAQVAEYIDKILQSFKEMGLELR; this is encoded by the coding sequence ATGATAATTACTAAAAGTTGGTTAAGCGATTGGTTGGATTTCGAAGATAAAAGTTTAGATGATATAGCGCATACATTAAATTCTATAGGTATAGAAGTAGATAGAATTTGCACTTTAAAAGTGCCAGATAAAATCGTGGTAGGTTTTGTAAAAGAAAAAGTAAAGCATGAAAATTCTGATAAATTAAGCATTTGTCAAGTTGATGTTGGAAATGAAATCTTGCAAATAGTTTGTGGAGCCCAAAATGTCGCACAAGGACAATTTGTTGCAGTAGCTTTAAAAGGTGCTTTAATGCCAAATGGTATGGAAATCAAAGAAGCTAAATTGCGTGGAGTGGATTCTTGTGGCATGCTTTGCTCTAGTACAGAATTGGGTTTTGAAAAAATCAATGATGGCATCATGCTTTTAGATGATAGTATCGGGGAATTAGAGCTTGGAAAAGCTTTAAATTCTTATGAAATTTTTAATGATGGCTTGATTGAGGTTGAATTAACTCCAAATAGGGGAGATTGTCTTAGTATTTATGGTATAGCACGCGACTTAGCAGCGGCTTTAAATTTAAATTTAAAAGAAAAACTACCTTTTAAAGAAGGAGAGAATGTTTTAGGTATAGGCCGTATTTTACGCTTAAGTGCTGAAAAAGAATTAAACAGTCTTTATAATTATAGAGCTATAGAATTAAAAGAAAAAATTCAAACAAATTTGCTCATTGGCTTAAGGTTGGCACAGGTAGAAAATCTTGGGAAAAATCCTATAGAAAATTTACTAAATTACGCAACGCACTCCACGGGCGTACTTTTTAATGCTTACGATCTTGATTCTTTTTACAAAGAAAATGAAGAATTTACTTTGAATTTGGTTAAAGAAGCGCAGGGTGAGACTAAAGTTTCATGTCAGGATGAGCTTCTTAGCGTGAGTGGAATTTATCAAGAAGAAAAATTTAAATCCAAAGAAGATTCTAAGATAATTATCATTGAAGCAAATTATACGGATCCAATGATTATCGCGGATGCAAAAATATCTTATAAAAAGCAAGATGATCAAACTATTTATAGAAGTTTTAGAGGAAGTGAGCCAAAATTAAATTTGGGTATGGATTTTTTATTGAGTGTTTTAGAAAAAAATCCAAATTTGATTATTTATAGCTCCTCACAGCAAATTATAACAAACAAAGAATTGCCTAATATAGCAATCAGTATTGAAAGCATTAGCAAGACCATAGGGCAAGAGGTGGATAAGGATGAAGTTTTAAAAATTCTTAAAAAATTAGGTTTTGAGCTTATACTTTCTGCCGATGGACTTGTCAATGTTAAAGCTCCAATGCATCGTCCTGATATAAAAAATTTAGCCGATATTTGCGAAGAAGTAGTGCGTATTATAGGTATTGATAATATTGCTTCAAAAGGTTTGGAATTTGTAGAAAAAAATCGTTTAAATTCTACTTATAAGAATTATAAAGAACTAGTAGAGCTAAGAAAAAAAGCAGTAGCGAATGGGTATTTTGAAAGTTTGCATTATGTTTTAGATAATGAAGAAGAATTAAAATCCCTTGGTTTTAATCCTATAAAATTAAAACTAATCAATCCAATTACTGCAGAGTTGAACACTCTAAGAACAACGCTTTTAAACCATCTTTTAAACGCAGCAAGTTTAAATGCAAAAAATTCTAAAAAAATCATTAAGCTTTTTGAACTTGGAGTAGTTTTTGGAAGCAATAATGAAGAATTAAATCATATAGCTTTTGTACATTCAGGCTATAAAGAAGAACCTAAAATTTCTAATAAAGCAAAGCCTGAATTAGCTAATTTTTATGATTTTCTTTTAGATCTTAAAAATATCATAGGAGATTTTAAATTAAAAGCTTCAAAGTATGATATTTTAAGTCCTTATGAGCAAGCTGATATTTACTTAAAAGATTTAAAAATAGGGTTTGCGGGTCGCTTACATTTAAAAATAGAAAATGAAAGAGATTTGTTAAAAACATATGTTTGCGAACTTGATTTAAATTTAATTAAACAGCATTTTAAATTGGCTAAACCTTATTCTAAATTTCCAAGTATTAGTAGAGATCTTAGCATACTCATACCTAAGGGTTTTGAATATGAAAAAATTAAAAACTGTATAGAGGAATTAGATTTAGAAAACCTTGAAAATTTCCGCTTGGTTGATTTATATAGTGATGCAAGCCTTGAAAATTCTTACAGCTTAACTCTTAAATTTGTTTTTAGAGATATGAATAAAACCCTAGAAGAGGCTCAAGTTGCAGAATATATCGATAAAATTTTGCAAAGCTTTAAAGAAATGGGGCTTGAACTGAGATGA
- a CDS encoding 5-Enolpyruvylshikimate-3-phosphate synthase, translating into MKINALKSFNAEISDIAADKSISHRFAIFSLLTQGENRAKNYLLAEDTLNTLKIIENLGAKVKREGSNVSIMPPSEIFSPNCVLECGNSGTAMRLMIGFLAGIPGFFILSGDKYLNNRPMKRICKPLSEIGAKIYGREQANLAPLCIEGQKLKAFDYKSEISSAQVKTAMILSAFRADKTSKFSEISLSRNHSENMLKAMNAPLKISDDNLSLEISPLNQALKAQDILIPNDPSSAFYFALAAIILPNSKVVLKNILLNPTRIEAYKILQKMGAKLEIKITQNDFETIGEIHASSSELKAVEVKENIAWLIDEAPALAIAFALAKGKSKLINAKELRVKESDRITAMVKNLKLCGVNAKELEDGFEIEGSQIKKAKIKSYGDHRIAMSFAILGLLCEMEIDESDCIKTSFPNFMDILTKIGAKIDY; encoded by the coding sequence ATGAAGATAAATGCTTTAAAATCCTTTAATGCTGAAATTTCTGATATAGCAGCAGATAAAAGTATATCTCATCGTTTTGCTATTTTTTCGCTTTTAACCCAGGGTGAAAATAGGGCTAAAAATTATCTTTTAGCCGAGGATACTTTAAATACTCTTAAAATAATAGAAAATTTAGGAGCCAAAGTTAAACGAGAAGGTTCTAATGTAAGTATTATGCCGCCTAGCGAGATATTTTCTCCTAATTGTGTTTTAGAATGCGGAAATTCAGGTACTGCAATGCGCTTAATGATAGGATTTTTAGCAGGCATTCCAGGTTTTTTTATTTTAAGTGGCGATAAATACCTTAACAATCGTCCTATGAAAAGAATTTGCAAACCTTTAAGTGAAATTGGTGCGAAAATTTACGGTAGAGAACAGGCAAATTTAGCTCCACTCTGCATAGAAGGACAAAAACTAAAAGCTTTTGATTATAAAAGTGAAATTTCTTCAGCTCAAGTTAAAACAGCTATGATTTTATCGGCTTTTAGAGCAGATAAAACTTCTAAATTCAGCGAAATATCTTTAAGTAGAAATCATAGTGAAAATATGCTAAAAGCCATGAATGCACCTCTAAAAATAAGTGATGATAACTTAAGTCTTGAAATTTCTCCTTTGAATCAAGCTTTAAAAGCTCAAGATATTCTCATACCTAATGATCCTTCTTCAGCTTTTTATTTTGCTTTGGCTGCAATTATATTGCCTAATTCTAAGGTGGTTTTAAAAAATATTTTGCTCAATCCTACACGCATCGAAGCTTATAAAATTTTACAAAAAATGGGTGCAAAACTTGAAATAAAAATTACACAAAATGATTTTGAAACCATAGGTGAAATTCATGCAAGCTCAAGCGAGTTAAAAGCAGTAGAAGTTAAAGAAAATATAGCTTGGCTTATAGATGAAGCACCCGCTTTAGCCATAGCATTTGCTTTAGCAAAGGGTAAATCCAAACTCATCAATGCTAAAGAACTTCGAGTAAAAGAAAGCGATAGAATTACCGCAATGGTTAAGAATTTAAAACTTTGTGGAGTAAATGCTAAAGAACTTGAAGATGGTTTTGAAATCGAAGGCTCTCAAATTAAAAAAGCTAAGATAAAAAGCTATGGAGACCACCGTATTGCTATGAGTTTTGCAATTTTAGGTTTGCTTTGCGAGATGGAGATTGATGAAAGCGACTGTATTAAAACTTCTTTTCCCAATTTTATGGATATTCTTACAAAAATAGGAGCTAAAATTGATTATTGA
- a CDS encoding 4-hydroxy-3-methylbut-2-enyl diphosphate reductase, whose protein sequence is MIIELAKNYGFCFGVKRAIKKAEQIKDAATIGPLIHNNEEISRLQKNFNVKTLENIRALSDEKKAIIRTHGITKQDLEELKKKDIEIFDATCPFVTKPQQICEKMSAEGYDVVIFGDANHPEVKGVRSYVATKAYVVLDKKELEDIKLPNKIAVVSQTTKKPEHFMEIVNFLILRVKEVRVFNTICDATFKNQDAIKELSVKSDVMVVVGGKNSANTKQLFLIAKANCKDSYLIETEEELQKEWFLNKTHCGISAGASTPDWIIKKVVAKIESFEC, encoded by the coding sequence TTGATTATTGAATTGGCTAAAAATTATGGCTTTTGTTTTGGTGTAAAAAGAGCAATTAAGAAAGCTGAACAAATCAAAGACGCAGCAACCATAGGGCCACTTATCCATAATAATGAAGAAATTTCTCGTTTGCAAAAAAATTTCAATGTTAAAACCTTAGAAAATATAAGAGCTTTAAGCGATGAAAAAAAAGCTATTATAAGAACACATGGAATTACTAAGCAAGATTTAGAAGAGCTTAAAAAGAAAGATATAGAAATTTTTGATGCAACTTGCCCCTTTGTAACCAAACCACAACAAATTTGCGAAAAAATGAGTGCAGAAGGCTATGATGTAGTGATTTTTGGTGATGCGAATCATCCTGAGGTTAAGGGTGTAAGAAGTTATGTAGCTACAAAAGCTTATGTAGTTCTAGATAAAAAAGAACTCGAAGATATTAAACTACCTAATAAAATCGCAGTTGTTAGCCAAACGACCAAAAAACCTGAACATTTTATGGAAATAGTCAATTTTTTAATTCTTAGAGTTAAAGAGGTAAGAGTTTTTAATACAATTTGTGATGCAACTTTTAAGAATCAAGATGCCATTAAAGAACTTTCGGTTAAAAGTGATGTGATGGTAGTTGTTGGAGGTAAAAATTCGGCCAATACCAAACAACTTTTTTTAATAGCCAAAGCAAATTGCAAAGACAGCTATCTCATCGAAACCGAAGAAGAATTGCAAAAAGAATGGTTTTTAAATAAAACACATTGCGGGATTAGTGCTGGGGCTAGCACACCTGATTGGATTATTAAAAAAGTTGTAGCTAAAATCGAATCTTTTGAGTGTTAA
- a CDS encoding SSU ribosomal protein S1p, with amino-acid sequence MSEANKKVQNNLEDYLEDEDFGQLLEAFDKSREETITEGVIVEIKNDEVYVDVGRKSEGILALNEIQDDNANLLFNVGDNIKVAVIGSRGGRSLLSHKKALRKEKVVEFIQNYKEDDEYIFEVKVVGKNKGGLVVVNDNDVEFFLPKSQYGFKENNNVIGKTFKVKIIKVDKEEQSIIVSRKKTLDDERKKRKELISNIAQQEGLIEGIVKKITTYGMFVDVGGVDGLVHYSEISYKGPVNPSILYKEGDKVPVKVVKYDKERKHLSLSIKAALPDPWGEIKDSLEVGDTIKVIVSNIEPYGAFVDLGNDIEGFLHISEISWDKNIKNPKDYISKGQEIDVEVIEINSDERRLRVSLRNLLSKPFDEFMKSYKIGDVIEGEVTSTTSFGAFVKIGSVEGLLHNEDASWDRNEKCKDKFNNGNIIKVKIIKIDEEGQKISLSIKELSESPVQEYAKNHKVGDIVKGKIRDIKDFGVFVELNKNVDALIHKEDISTSTLENLKIGDEIEAAIAFIDEKKNRIRLSVKNLVRIKEREVLNEINSDDKVTLGDIIKDQLA; translated from the coding sequence ATGAGCGAGGCGAACAAAAAAGTTCAAAATAATTTAGAGGACTATCTTGAGGATGAAGACTTCGGTCAACTTTTAGAAGCTTTTGACAAGTCAAGAGAAGAAACTATAACCGAAGGTGTAATCGTAGAGATTAAAAACGATGAAGTCTATGTAGATGTAGGCAGAAAATCAGAAGGTATCTTGGCATTAAATGAAATCCAAGATGACAATGCTAATTTGTTATTTAATGTAGGCGATAACATTAAAGTTGCCGTTATAGGCTCTCGTGGTGGTAGATCTTTACTTTCTCACAAAAAAGCTTTAAGAAAAGAAAAAGTTGTTGAATTTATTCAAAATTATAAAGAAGATGATGAGTATATTTTTGAAGTAAAAGTAGTGGGAAAAAATAAAGGCGGACTTGTTGTTGTAAATGATAATGATGTAGAATTTTTCTTACCAAAATCACAATACGGTTTTAAAGAAAATAACAATGTTATAGGTAAAACTTTTAAAGTTAAAATCATTAAAGTTGACAAAGAAGAACAAAGTATTATTGTTTCTAGAAAGAAAACTTTAGATGATGAAAGAAAAAAACGCAAAGAGCTTATTAGCAATATCGCTCAACAAGAAGGGCTTATCGAAGGTATTGTGAAAAAGATTACAACCTATGGTATGTTTGTTGATGTGGGTGGTGTTGATGGACTTGTTCATTATAGCGAAATTTCATATAAAGGACCTGTAAATCCTAGTATTTTATACAAAGAAGGAGATAAAGTTCCTGTTAAGGTTGTAAAATACGATAAAGAACGCAAGCATTTATCTCTTTCTATTAAAGCAGCCTTACCTGATCCTTGGGGAGAGATTAAAGACAGTTTAGAAGTAGGCGATACTATCAAGGTTATTGTTTCAAATATAGAACCATATGGTGCTTTTGTTGATCTTGGTAATGATATAGAAGGATTTTTACATATCAGCGAAATTTCTTGGGATAAAAATATAAAAAATCCAAAAGATTATATAAGCAAGGGTCAAGAAATTGATGTTGAAGTTATTGAAATCAATTCAGACGAAAGACGCTTAAGAGTATCTTTAAGAAATTTACTCTCTAAACCTTTTGATGAATTTATGAAAAGCTATAAAATCGGAGATGTGATAGAAGGAGAAGTTACTTCGACAACTTCTTTTGGTGCTTTTGTTAAAATCGGTTCTGTAGAGGGTCTTTTACACAATGAAGATGCATCTTGGGATAGAAATGAAAAATGCAAAGATAAATTTAACAATGGTAACATTATCAAAGTTAAGATTATTAAAATTGATGAAGAAGGCCAAAAAATTTCTTTAAGCATTAAAGAACTTAGTGAGTCGCCTGTTCAAGAATATGCTAAAAACCACAAAGTAGGTGATATTGTTAAAGGAAAAATCAGAGATATCAAAGATTTTGGGGTATTTGTAGAGCTAAATAAAAATGTGGATGCACTCATCCATAAAGAAGATATCAGTACTTCAACCCTTGAAAATTTAAAAATCGGTGATGAGATTGAAGCAGCGATTGCATTTATCGATGAAAAGAAAAATAGAATTCGCCTAAGTGTTAAAAATTTAGTTAGAATCAAAGAACGAGAAGTATTGAACGAAATCAATAGCGACGATAAAGTAACTTTAGGTGACATCATCAAAGATCAGTTAGCTTAA
- a CDS encoding Putative periplasmic protein: MMKKYATISILSILLLILLIVVFVLLWKFKANSNFIPEFAKDTNMHQIQEKQTQELSWQEELAKWPSKDFTPAVEQFTLYFDADTSELKEKNKYYQLVVNKYDIYSMFCLRQTLNSFNVKYFLLKSGESPEIFLDTGNKNLIDDIIKELKKYKINTEAKEIWL; the protein is encoded by the coding sequence ATGATGAAAAAATATGCAACTATAAGCATTTTGAGTATTTTATTGCTCATTTTGCTTATTGTCGTTTTTGTACTACTTTGGAAATTTAAAGCAAATTCTAATTTTATTCCCGAATTTGCGAAAGATACAAATATGCATCAAATTCAAGAAAAGCAAACCCAAGAACTCAGTTGGCAAGAAGAGTTGGCTAAATGGCCTAGTAAAGACTTTACCCCAGCTGTAGAGCAATTTACGCTATATTTTGATGCAGATACTAGCGAACTCAAGGAAAAAAACAAATACTATCAACTTGTTGTTAACAAGTATGATATTTACTCCATGTTTTGTTTAAGACAGACTTTAAATTCTTTTAATGTGAAGTATTTTTTATTAAAATCCGGTGAAAGTCCTGAAATCTTTTTAGATACAGGCAATAAGAATTTAATCGATGATATTATCAAAGAACTTAAAAAATATAAAATCAACACAGAAGCAAAGGAGATTTGGTTATGA
- a CDS encoding D-3-phosphoglycerate dehydrogenase: protein MKKKIIVCDAILDKGVDLLRKAEDIELIEAAKVPKNELMDMLADVEVAITRSSTDVDINFLNHAKKLKALIRAGVGVDNVDIPECSKRGVIVMNVPTANTIAAVELTMAHLLSSARSFVNAHNFLKNERKWEREKWYGVELMGKTLGVIGFGNIGSRVAIRAKAFGMKILAYDPYISASKITDLDMEQAKSLDEILTQSDFITIHTPKTKETDGMIGINEIAKMKDGIRLINCARGGLYTEEALCEGLKSGKIAWLGIDVFEKEPATNHPLLDFENVSVTSHLGANTLESQDNIAREACEQALSAARGVAYPNALNLPIKTEDLPPFVAPYIELVSKMAFLAVQIDKNPIKSIKLEAEGVIGEYVNSMLTFATVGALSGILGEKINYVNAEFVAKEKGVDLSCETLPNSGYNNKLSVKIITENSNINVSGTVFNENEQRIVGLNGFQTDFKPKGKMIIFKNKDIPGVIAKISSVLASKNINIADFRLGRDGFGYALAVVLIDEKVQKEVLEELRQLEACIFVQYVEI, encoded by the coding sequence ATGAAAAAAAAGATTATTGTTTGTGATGCAATTTTAGATAAAGGTGTAGATCTTTTAAGAAAAGCTGAGGATATTGAGCTTATTGAAGCTGCTAAAGTTCCAAAAAATGAGCTAATGGATATGCTTGCGGATGTAGAAGTTGCCATTACTAGAAGTTCTACTGATGTGGATATAAATTTTTTGAATCATGCTAAAAAACTCAAAGCTCTTATACGTGCAGGAGTAGGTGTAGATAATGTCGATATCCCAGAATGCTCTAAACGCGGCGTTATAGTGATGAATGTTCCAACCGCTAATACCATCGCTGCAGTAGAGCTTACCATGGCTCATCTTCTAAGCTCTGCTAGAAGTTTTGTTAATGCACATAATTTTTTAAAGAATGAAAGAAAATGGGAAAGAGAAAAATGGTATGGTGTAGAACTCATGGGCAAAACCTTAGGTGTGATCGGCTTTGGTAATATAGGTTCGCGCGTTGCTATCCGTGCTAAAGCTTTTGGTATGAAAATTTTAGCCTATGATCCATATATTTCAGCATCCAAAATCACAGATTTAGATATGGAACAAGCAAAAAGCTTGGATGAAATTCTTACCCAAAGTGATTTTATCACTATCCATACGCCAAAAACCAAAGAAACTGATGGTATGATCGGTATAAATGAAATTGCAAAAATGAAAGATGGTATAAGACTTATCAACTGTGCTCGTGGGGGATTATATACAGAAGAAGCTCTATGTGAGGGTTTAAAAAGTGGTAAAATAGCTTGGCTTGGTATCGATGTTTTTGAAAAAGAGCCTGCTACTAATCATCCTCTTTTAGATTTTGAAAATGTGTCAGTAACCTCTCATCTTGGTGCAAACACCCTAGAAAGTCAAGATAATATCGCAAGAGAAGCTTGCGAACAAGCCCTTAGTGCAGCTAGAGGTGTAGCATATCCTAATGCTCTTAACTTACCGATTAAAACCGAGGATTTACCGCCTTTTGTAGCGCCTTATATTGAACTTGTTTCTAAGATGGCGTTTCTAGCAGTTCAAATCGATAAAAATCCTATAAAAAGTATTAAACTAGAAGCAGAGGGTGTAATAGGAGAATATGTTAACTCTATGCTTACTTTTGCTACCGTAGGAGCTTTAAGTGGAATTTTGGGTGAAAAAATAAATTATGTCAATGCTGAATTTGTTGCAAAAGAAAAAGGCGTGGACTTATCTTGCGAGACTCTTCCAAATAGCGGTTACAACAACAAACTTAGCGTTAAAATTATCACAGAAAATTCAAATATCAATGTTTCAGGGACTGTATTTAACGAAAATGAACAACGCATAGTTGGATTAAATGGCTTCCAAACAGATTTCAAGCCAAAAGGAAAAATGATCATTTTCAAAAATAAAGATATCCCAGGTGTTATTGCTAAAATCAGCTCTGTCTTAGCATCTAAAAATATCAATATTGCTGATTTTAGATTAGGTAGAGATGGTTTTGGATATGCTTTAGCAGTGGTATTAATCGATGAAAAAGTGCAAAAAGAAGTTTTAGAAGAATTAAGACAACTAGAGGCGTGTATATTTGTACAATATGTCGAAATCTAA
- a CDS encoding Two-component system response regulator yields MYNMSKSKILIIEDDTDLNDLLSLRLKACDYQIFSLLDFKGVEDLLDNEQIDLLIVDRNLPSGDSLDKIKELRKQGYKEAVIFLTAKTLHQDLLEGFESGCDDYMCKPFDFNELLLRIKAILKRHKREEERLVFKDFSLDLINYEFFYKNEKLDISNLEYELLKCFFENPNALLTRQFLSESVWKDDTTSDKTINIALTRLRNKFPKLKEHIISVRGVGYKIC; encoded by the coding sequence TTGTACAATATGTCGAAATCTAAAATTCTTATCATAGAAGATGATACAGATTTAAATGATTTGCTTAGCTTGAGACTTAAGGCTTGTGATTATCAAATTTTTTCCTTACTAGATTTTAAAGGAGTTGAAGATTTGCTCGATAATGAGCAAATCGATCTTTTGATAGTCGATAGAAATCTTCCAAGTGGAGATTCTTTGGATAAGATCAAAGAACTAAGAAAGCAAGGTTATAAAGAAGCGGTGATTTTTTTAACCGCTAAAACCTTACATCAAGACTTACTTGAAGGTTTTGAAAGCGGTTGCGATGATTACATGTGCAAGCCTTTTGATTTTAATGAATTATTGCTTCGCATTAAAGCCATCTTAAAGCGTCATAAAAGAGAAGAGGAGAGATTGGTTTTTAAAGATTTCTCTTTGGATTTGATCAATTATGAATTTTTCTATAAAAATGAAAAACTAGATATTTCAAATTTAGAATATGAGCTTTTAAAATGCTTTTTTGAAAATCCCAATGCTTTGTTAACACGACAATTTTTAAGCGAAAGTGTATGGAAAGATGACACTACAAGCGATAAAACGATCAATATAGCATTAACAAGACTAAGAAACAAATTTCCAAAGCTTAAAGAGCATATTATAAGTGTTAGGGGTGTTGGTTATAAGATATGTTAA